The sequence GGAAGACCTCAAATATAAGATCCGACGGGAATTGCGTTTACCCCGGCTTCCCGTGACCGTTATCACCAATGGGGTAGACACCGAAAAGTTTCACGGAAAGTACAACGTCGATCAGCTGAGAGCGACTTTGAAACTTGAAGCAAACGATCTCGCTATCGGCGTCATCGCATCACTCAAGTGGCAGAAGAATCAACAGGTAGTGTTGCAAGCAGCTCACCGGCTTTCATCACACGGGAAGAGGATAAGGGTTATCTTTGTAGGTGACGGCCCGGATCGACAGATGCTTGCAAAAATGGCAGCCGATCTCTCCATCGACCGGAACACGGTATTCCTCGGCATACGCTCCGACGTACCTCAAATCCTCTCCCTGCTTGATATCATGATCTTACCGAGCGTCCCTAACTCCGAAGGCCTATCCAATGTAATTCTCGAAGCCATGGCTTCAGGCGTGCCGGTCATCGCCACCAATTCGCTGGGGACAGGGGATATTATTCAAGAGGAAATAACGGGCATGCTTTTTGATCCTCAGGATCCGGCCGAATTAGCCCGTAAAATTGCGTTGATCGACGGAGATAGTGACCTGCGTCAAAGGGTAGTCGGCAACGCCAAAGAGCGTATTCTGAAAGATTACAGTTTGAATGTAATGGTGAAACGTTATGAAGATTACTATTTGGATCTTTTTAACAAGGCTCACCGCAAGGACCGTTGATTATGTGTGGC is a genomic window of Syntrophorhabdaceae bacterium containing:
- a CDS encoding glycosyltransferase is translated as MHFVESLGAGGMENGIVNLANHFDRSRFDYMICCFGQPGAMAQRLDAVNTPLYALNYGDGFHFSSVLSLGRFLRKQRIDILHTHGWGSRCFIGLVAAKIARIPLCINGEHGQLHIEKTGRFLAQRVILPLYDDNLSVSEDLKYKIRRELRLPRLPVTVITNGVDTEKFHGKYNVDQLRATLKLEANDLAIGVIASLKWQKNQQVVLQAAHRLSSHGKRIRVIFVGDGPDRQMLAKMAADLSIDRNTVFLGIRSDVPQILSLLDIMILPSVPNSEGLSNVILEAMASGVPVIATNSLGTGDIIQEEITGMLFDPQDPAELARKIALIDGDSDLRQRVVGNAKERILKDYSLNVMVKRYEDYYLDLFNKAHRKDR